TTCGATGGAGTTCGAGAGCGACGCGTTCTTCGAGGAGGATCTGGACCGGTGTGTCGCGTATTTCGAGGACATCCTCCGCATGCCCCTATCCATCTATGCCTTTCCGAACGGGAGCTACCGTCCGATCCACCTCGAGATCTTGCGTCGCCGGGGGATCAGCCATATCTTGCTCGTGGACGAGAAATTTGCCAGACGGCCCTGCGCCGTCTGTCCCCGGTTCACCATGTATGGGGATTCGCCGGCGGAAACCCGGTTTCGGGCGCTCGGGTACTACGCGCAGGGCGTGGGTTAGACGCGACACACAAGAGTTGAACGATGGACATGGCGACGAAAGACAAGGTGCTCCAGGTCATTTACAGCGGCATCGATGCCGTCAACCAGGTGTCAGCCAAGGAGGCCCGGTTGAACAAGGAGCCGGAGACGGCCCTGATGGGAGAGGCGGGGAAATTGGACTCACTCGGACTGGTGAATCTGATCGTGGCGATCGAGCAGAAGCTTGAAGAGGAGTTTGACGTGACGGTCAACCTGGCGGACGGCCAGGCCATGTCGCTGAAGGACAATCCCTTCGCCACGGTGTCGACGCTCGCCGACTACATCGCGGGGATTTTGGAGCAACGGAAGCCATGAGCGTGCCGGTCTTCAAGGGCGCCATCATTTCCGATTTCAACGCCGGAAACTTCGAAGGGTGCCTGAAAAACAGCGAGGATCTGCCCGGCGTGGATCCCGTGCTGGCGCCCTTCGGCCAGGTGGTCCCGGCGCTGCTGCAGGACGACTTCGAGTGCTGGCGGAACGCCCCGGATTTCGCCGTGGTGTGGGCGCGGCCGCAGAGCGTCATCCCGTCCTTCGCCCGGCTGCTCCGCTATGAGACGGTGCCGGCGGATCTCCTGCTGTCCGAGGTGGATGCCTACTGGGCCCTGCTGGAGCGGGCCGGCGCGCGGGTGAAATTTCTCTTCGTGCCGACCTGGACGGCCCCCGCCCACCACCGGGAGTTCGGCTTGCTGGATTTGAAGGCCGGCGTCGGTCCGGCGCACGCGCTGATGCAGATGAACCTGCGTCTCGCCGAGCACTGCGGGAAGTCGCCCAACATCCATCTCCTCAACAGCCAGCGGTGGGTCGAGGCGGCCGGGCGGCACGCCTTCAATCCCAAACTCTGGTACATGGGGAAGATCGCCTTCGGCAACGACGTGTTCATCGAGGCGGCGCGGGAGGTCAAGGCGGCCCTGCGGGGTCTGACCGGCCAATCGAAGAAGCTCGTCCTGGTGGATCTCGATGACACGCTCTGGGGCGGCATCGTGGGGGACTTGGGATGGGAGAACATCGCGCTGGGAGGCCACGACGCCGTCGGAGAGGCGTTCGCGGACTTTCAGCGGACCCTCAAGGCGCTGACCCGGCGCGGCGTGCTGCTGGGCATCGTGAGCAAGAACGACGAGGCGGTGGCCCTGGAAGCCCTCAGACGCCATCCGGAAATGGTGCTCCGGCCGGAAGACTTCGTCGGCTGGCGGATCAACTGGCAGGACAAGGCCGAGAACATCCTGGATCTGGTGAGGAGTCTGAATCTCGGCCTGCAGTCGGTCGTGTTCATCGACGACAACCCGGTCGAGCGAGACCGGGTCCGGGAGGCCCTGCCCGAGGTCTTCGTGCCCGAATGGCCGGCCGACACCACGCTCTATGAAAGCACCCTGCTGAGCCTCCGCTGCTTCAACGCCGCGTCCATCACGGCGGAAGACGCGCAGCGGACCCGCCTCTACGCCGCGGAAGGACAACGGGAGGATTTGAAGCGGCAATTGGGTTCGGTGGAGGCCTGGCTCAAGACCCTGGACGTCCGGGTGACCGTCGAGAGGCTGCAACCGGCCAACCTTCAACGGACGACGCAGTTGTTGAATAAGACCAATCAGATGAACCTGACGACGAGACGGATGTCCGAAGCGGAGCTGTCGGAATGGGCCGCCGGGGCGAACCGTCGTCTGTGGACGATCCGGGTGGCCGACCGGTTCGGAGATTCCGGCCTGACCGGCATCGTCAGCGTGGAGTCCCGTGCCGGCCTCGCCACGATCGTGGACTTCGTGCTGAGCTGCCGGGTGATGGGCAGGCGGGTGGAGGAAGCCATGCTCCATCTCGCCGGCGAATATGCCCGCTCGCAGGGGGCCCGGACCCTCCATGCACGCTATGTGGCGACGGAAAAGAACCGTCCCTGCCTCGAATTCTGGCAGAAGTCAGGATTTGCCGCAGCCGAAGGGGCGCTGTTTTCCTGGGACCTGAGCAACCCCTATCCCAGGCCGGACACCGTCACTATCGAGGGGAAGGATGCCTAGCAG
This genomic stretch from Nitrospirota bacterium harbors:
- a CDS encoding HAD-IIIC family phosphatase is translated as MSVPVFKGAIISDFNAGNFEGCLKNSEDLPGVDPVLAPFGQVVPALLQDDFECWRNAPDFAVVWARPQSVIPSFARLLRYETVPADLLLSEVDAYWALLERAGARVKFLFVPTWTAPAHHREFGLLDLKAGVGPAHALMQMNLRLAEHCGKSPNIHLLNSQRWVEAAGRHAFNPKLWYMGKIAFGNDVFIEAAREVKAALRGLTGQSKKLVLVDLDDTLWGGIVGDLGWENIALGGHDAVGEAFADFQRTLKALTRRGVLLGIVSKNDEAVALEALRRHPEMVLRPEDFVGWRINWQDKAENILDLVRSLNLGLQSVVFIDDNPVERDRVREALPEVFVPEWPADTTLYESTLLSLRCFNAASITAEDAQRTRLYAAEGQREDLKRQLGSVEAWLKTLDVRVTVERLQPANLQRTTQLLNKTNQMNLTTRRMSEAELSEWAAGANRRLWTIRVADRFGDSGLTGIVSVESRAGLATIVDFVLSCRVMGRRVEEAMLHLAGEYARSQGARTLHARYVATEKNRPCLEFWQKSGFAAAEGALFSWDLSNPYPRPDTVTIEGKDA
- a CDS encoding acyl carrier protein; translated protein: MATKDKVLQVIYSGIDAVNQVSAKEARLNKEPETALMGEAGKLDSLGLVNLIVAIEQKLEEEFDVTVNLADGQAMSLKDNPFATVSTLADYIAGILEQRKP